The window CGCCGGTGATGCTGACCAGGTTGGAAGGCGTGTCGAGTCCGCAACCTTGTGAATTGCCGCCACCATTCAAGGCGCTGAACGTTTCGACGAACACACCGGAGCCGGGCGTCGCCACGTTGTTGGCACCGAGCAGAACGCTGGTCTTGCCGGATTGATCACCACCAGGAACATTGGTGTTGGTGTAGGCGAAGGACACGGTGAAGGCCTGCGCCGGAACGGACAGCAGAGCGACGGCAGCGAACGTTGCACTTACAAACAATTTTTTCATATTTGACCTTGATTATTTCTAGTGAATCTAGAGTTGAAACAGTTAAGCAAAAGCCATGCCAAAGAAATTTTTTGTTATAAATCAATTACTTACATTGATAATTCAAAAACCTTTGGGCGAAAACTGTTAATAAAATCGACATAAGTGAAATTTAACGGTTACAACTAACCGTGAATAAGTTCCTCGATTTCGCCGTCGCATCGAGATAGGTCATGGCATTTACGTGGCCCGTCCCAGGGATTACCCACCCCTTTTGGCCTGACCAATCCTCCCATAATCGCAGCTCTCGTTGTACGACAACAGATAAGCAAGGGTGTTGATGAATCTGATGAACCGGGTGGATTCCACCGCCTTTGCGCCGGGCGTGCGGCCGTGAAGTACCACCTCGACTTCTCTCCGCTCGTGCCCTACTGGCCGGTCTTTCTCAACGGTGCCTGGCTGACGCTGAAGATGACGGCCGTGGCGGTCGTGGTCGGCGTGGCGGTCGGCACCCTGGTGGCGTTCGCCAAGCGCAGCAGGATCACGCCGATCTCGCAGATCTGCTCGGCCTACATCGAGGTCGTGCGCAACACACCTTTCCTGGTGCAGATCTTCCTGCTTTACTTCGGCCTGGCCAGCTTCGGCGTGCGCATGCCGACCTTCGCCGCGGCCGTGCTGGCGATGATCATCAACATCGCCGCCTACGCCGCGGAAATCATCCGCGCCGGACTCGAATCCGTGCCCCGGGGCCAGATCGAGGCAGCAGAATGCCTGGGCCTGTCCAAATGGCGCATCGGCTGGCACGTGATGCTCCAGCCGTCGATCGAGAAGGTGTATCCGGCGCTGACCAGCCAGTTCCTGCTGATGATGCAGGCCTCGGCCATGGCCTCGCAGATTTCGGCGGAGGAATTGACGGCCATCGCCAACACCGTGCAGTCGGACACGTTCCGCTCCCTCGAAACCTACATCGTGGTGGCGGCGCTATACCTGGTCCTGTCGCTGGCGATCAAGCTGCTGACCAGCTTGCTCGGCGAATACCTGTTCCGCCGCCGCCGGGTGGTGCGCCAGGCCGCGGCGCTCAATGCGCGCAACGGCCGGGCGACGGCGTTGCCGCCCACGGCAGCGGTGGCCAGCCGCGGGGGTGCGGCATGAACTTCGGCCTCGGCAGCTTCACCGGGACCCACCTGCTGTACCTGTTCACCTCGATCTGGTGGACGCTGGTGCTGTCCGCCCTGGCCTTCGTGCTCGGCAGCGTCGGCGGCTTCGGCGTGATGCTGGCGCGCATTTCGCACAAGGCCTGGCTGCGCTGGATGGCGCTGGTCTACATCGAATGCGTGCAGGGCATCCCGCTGCTGATCCTGCTGTTCATCGTGTATTTCGGCTTGTCGGTGTACGGCTATTCGCTGCCTGCACTGGCGGCCGCTGGCATCGCGATGATGATCTACGTCAGCGCCTACCTCGGCGACATCTGGCGCGGTTGTGTCGAGGCCATGCCCAAGCCGCAATGGGAGGCCGCAGAATGCCTGGCGTTCTCGCGCTGGCAGACGCTGCGCCTGGTGATCATCCCGCAGGCGGTACGGCTGTCCCTGCCGCCCACCGTGGGCTTCCTGGTGCAGATCATCAAGATGACCTCGCTGGCCTCGGTGATCGGCTTCGTCGAACTCACCCGCGCGGGCCAGATCATCAACAACTCGATCTTCCAGCCGTTCCTGATCTTCGCGATCGTCGGCGCGTTCTATTTTGCCCTGTGTTATCCGCTTTCGCGCTGGAGCGAAGCGATGGAGAGAAAACTGAATGTCGCCAATCGATAGTACGCCGCAGGGCCGCCCCCAAGGCGGACAAGCCTTCCCCACGGGGGGTGGCGAAGCACACGCAGTGGCCAGCCGGGGGGCCATCGTTAAGCTGGATCAGGTCTACAAGAGCTTCGGCTCGAACCAGGTCCTGAAGGGTGTTTCCTTCGAGGTCGCCAAGGGCGAGATGATTGCCATCATCGGCGCCAGCGGCTCGGGCAAGAGCACGGCGCTGCGCTGCATCGACCGGCTCGAAGTCATCGACCGGGGCAGCATTGAGGTCTGCGGCATCCGGGTCGACGACCCGGCCATCGACCTGAAACAGCTGCGCCTCGAAGTCGGCATCGTGTTCCAGAGCTACAACCTGTTTCCGCACCTCACGGTGGAAGAAAACATCCTGCTCGCACTCAAGCACGTGAAGAAGCTGGCCACGGCCGAAGCGCGCCAGGTCGCGCTGCGGGTGCTCGAGCAGGTCGGGCTGAAGGAAAAGGCCGGCGCCTATCCCGAGCAGCTCTCGGGCGGCCAGCAACAACGCGTGGCCATCGCGCGCTCGCTGGCCATGTCGCCCAAGGTGATGCTGTTCGACGAGGTGACTTCCGCGCTCGATCCGCAGCTCACCGGCGAGGTGCTGCGCGTGATGGAAGACCTGGCCGCTGGCGGCATGACCATGCTGCTGGTGACGCACGAGATGGCGTTTGCCAAGCGCGTGGCCGACCGCATCATCTACATGCACCAGGGCAAGGTCTGGGAGGTCGGCGGCGGAGAGATGCTTGACGCGCCCCAGACCCCCGAGCTCAGGGCTTTCCTGGACAACGGGCTTTGAGGCCGGCCGTTGGGCCACAGCTACCGCATTCCTTCCCCCCGATTCACAACCCCAAGGAGACTGACTTGAACAACTCGAAGATCCTCACCCGCACCGCGCTGGCGGCCGCCCTGCTCGCATTCGGCGCCCATGCCGCGCTGGCCGATCAGCTCGACGACATCAAGAAGGCTGGCAAGGTCCGCGTGGCCATCGCCATCGGCACGCCGCTGTTCAGCTATGCCGATGCCAACCTGCAGCCCACGGGCTCGGACGTGGACACGGCCACCGAACTCGCCAAGGATCTGGGCGTGAAGCTGGAGATCGTGCCGATCACCACCGCCGCGCGCATCCCCACGCTGCAGGCCCAGCGGGCCGATCTCGTCATCTCGAGCCTGTCGATCACCGAGGAGCGCGCCAAGGTGGTGGACTTCTCGATCCCCTACTCCGCCATCACCATCATGGTCGCCGCGCCCAAGGACATGAAGATCACTGGCTACGCCGACCTGGCCGGCAAACGCATCGGCCTGACCCGCGCCACCACCAACGACACGCTGACCACCAAGGAAGCCAAGGGCGCCGAGATCATGCGCTACGAAGACGACGCCACGCTGATCACCTCGGTGGTCACCGGACAGGTCGACATCTTCTCCAGCACGCCGTCGAACATGGGCGAGATCAACAAGCGCGCGCCGGGCAAGAATTTCGAGCTGAAGTTCTCGCAGCTCGACTCGGGCCTGGGCATCACCATGAACAAGGGCGAGCCCAAGCTCAAGGAGTGGATCAACGGCTGGGTCACCACCAACCTCAAGAACGGCAAGCTCAACGCCATCTACAAGAAGTACCACGGCCGCGATCTGCCGGCCGACGTGATCAAGGCCGGTTGAGCCCCGCCATGGGCAGCGCGAACGGCATCTCGCCGGCCGGCGCCGGCCGCGCAAACAGATAGCCCTGCCCGTAGTCGCAGCCGGCCGCGGCCAGCAGGTCGCGCTGGGCGGGCGTCTCCACGCCCTCGGCCACCACCTTCAGGCCCAGCGTGTGGGCCATGACGATGATCACGTTGCACAGCGCCATGTCGTCCGGGTCGGTGGTGAGATTGCGCACGAAGGACTGGTCGATCTTGAGGAAATCGATGTCGAACTTTTTCAAGTAGGACAGCGACGAATACCCGGTGCCGAAATCGTCGAGCGACAGCCCGATGCCGGCTTGCCGGAACACCTGCAGCTGGCCACTCACGTTGTGCCCGGCATCCATCAGCAAGCCTTCGGTGATCTCCACCAGCACCCCCTGGCCCGGCACGCCCATCGCGCTCAGGTGCGCGAGCCACGATGCCTGGTCGATGCCCTCGTTGCGGAATTGCATCGGCGAGACGTTGACGCTGACCTGGAACTGCGGATGGTGCGTCCGACGCCATGCCGCCACCTGCTTCACCGCCTCGCGGAACACCCAGTCGCCGAGTTCGACGATCATGCCGGTCTCCTCGGCGATCGGAATGAAATCGGCCGGACTCACCAGGCCCTCGACCGGATGGCGCCAGCGGATCAAGGCCTCGGCCTTGTGGACCTGGCCCGTCCGCAGGTCGACGATCGGCTGGTAATGGATGCTGAACTGCTTCTCGGCCATGGCCACGCGCAGGTCGTTGATCAGCCGCATGCGCTTTTGCGCCGCGTCCTGCATCGACGGCGTGAACACGTTGTAGCGGTTGCGGCCCTGGCTCTTGGCGGCATACATGGCCTGGTCGGCATTCTTCAGCAAGGTCTCGACCAGCGTCGCGTCCTGCGGATAGAAGGTCACGCCGGCGCTGGTCGAGATGTGCACCTGCTGGCCGCCGAGCACGAAAGGCTCGACCAGCCGCTCCAGCGCGTCCTGCACGATCTGGTGCACGTCGCCGATGTCGGCCAGGCCGCTCAGGATCAGGGTGAACTCGTCCCCGCCGAGCCGCGCCAGCAGGTCGTTCTGCCGCACCCCCACTCGCAGGCGGCGGGCGGCCTCCTGCAGCAGGACGTCCCCCATCTCGTGGCCCAGCGTGTCGTTGACTTCCTTGAAGAGATCGAGGTCGAAGAACACGAGCGCCAACGAGCGTCCCTCGCGCGCGGCCTCCGCCATTTCCTGCTCCAGTCGTTCCTGGAAGAGATGGCGGTTCGGCAGTCCCGTCAGGCGGTCGAAGTTGGCCTGGTTCCAGATCATCTCGGCCGCGCGCTTGCGCTCGGTCACGTCTTCCAGCACCAGGATGATCAACTGTTCGCTGCCCAGGGCCACCATGCGCCCGGAGATCTCGCACAGGATCGCATTGTCATCCTCGTCCCCGGCCTGATCGCCGATGCGGCGCAGCCAGGCTTCGAAACCCTTGATCTCCCCGGTGTGTTCGATCACCTCGAGGGCATGCGCCTGGTCGCGCGCTCGGCGCCACAACAAACCGTGGCTTTGGCCGAGCCGCATCTCGCGCGAGCCGCCGAACTGCCGCAGGCCGGCATCGTTGATGTCGACGATGGGGTGACCCGGCGCATGTCGCGACACCGTCATCGCCAGCGGCGACGCGTGAAAGATGGCCTTGAACTTGGCGTCGGTCAAACGCAGGGCTTCCTCGGCCTGCAGCCGATCGTGCAGTTCCTGGCGCAAGTCCGCGTTCTTGATGTCACGTTCGGCGATCAGCGCGCCGAGCGCGGCGCGCATCTGGTCCAGGCCCAGCGCCAGGCTGCCGATCTCGTCGCGGCGGTGCCAGTCGAGCGGCTGCTCCAATTCGCCGCGCGCCAGCTTGGCGGTGGCCAGCTGCAGCTTGTACAGCGGGCGCACCACGCGCCGGTCGACCAGCAAGAACACCAGCAGGAAGGAAACACCGACCTGGGCCAGCAGCGCGAGGCCCAGTTGCGCGAAATCGCCCCACCATTGCTGCTCGATGCGCGCCGTGCTCAAGGCCACCGTGACCATGCCGATCGGCCGGCCATCGAGATTGACTCCGCGCTGCTGGCGCAGCACCGTGCCCCTGCGCCGGGTGTTTTCCTCCGCGCTCACGAAGACGTTGCCGAACTCGTCCATCACCGTGAGTTCGACCACGTCCGGGTTGCGCATCACCGAGTCGACCAGTTGCTTGGCCACCGCCTTGTCGACGTTCCAGATCGGCATCGCCATCGCACTGGAGAGCAGTTGGGCGTACTGGGCCATCGGCTCCCCGATGCGCAGCGCGAGCTCGCGCTCGTGCCGCTCCTTCAACACCAGGCTGCCCAGCAGCAGCGCGGGCAAGGTGATGCCGAGCGCCACGCCCAGCGTGATGACCTGTCTGAGCGATAGCTTGGGCACGTTACTCGGCTTGGTCGATCGGCGTAGCGCCTACTGGGTACGCCAGAGTTGGATGCCGGCGTCGACGAGTTTCTTCATCACGTTCTGCCGGCCGAACTTGTACAGGGCCTTGGCCAGCGCAGCGCGCATTTCGGGCGTGTTGCAGCTCGACTTGTGCGACAGCGTGAGGTACAGGCGTTCATTGCTCACCGGTGGGCTGGCAGCGACCAGCCCTCCGATGCCGAGCTGGGCGATGTAGGCGTTGGCCGGGTCTTCCTCGTAGATCAGGTAGTCCACCCGGCCGAGCTGCAGCATCTTGAGCGCCTGCTCCAGGCTCGGCACGGTGGCGATCTTCAGGTTCGCGCGCGCGAAACGGTCGAACTCCTCGCCGAAACTGTTGTTGATGACGGTGACGCCGGCGCGGCCCTTGAGGTCCGCCCACTGCTGGTACTTCTGCGTCGCACCCTGGCGCTCCCACACCACCGAACTGGTCTCGCGCAGCGGCGGGTAGACGTAGTCCATGTAGTCGAGTCGGTCGGTGGTGAAGAACGCACCGGCGACCAGGTCCACGCGGCCCAGCCGTGCTTCTTCCTGCACCCGCGCCCAGGAGCCCGCGTAACGGACTTCGATGGGCACGCCGATTTCCTTGGACAACAACTGCATCAGGCTCGCATTGGCGCCGATCAACCGCGTCTCGTTGGCCGGGTCGCGCCACAGGAAAGGCGGGTATTCCGGATTGCCGGTAGCCACCAGTTGCTTGCAGGCTGGATCGGCCCGGGCGGACATCGTGGTCACCATCGAGGCCGCCATGAGGCCGGCCACGACCAGGCGCCACAGCCGGCGCGCGCGCGCGCTGCCCGGCGTTCCCATCGGTGAAGACCCTTGCCCCGTTGCCACTGTCGTCGACCCCTTCCCGTGTTGCCCGGCTGGATGCGGCCCGGTGCGGGCCGATGTCAGTCGAGCGTAAGCATCTAACATGCCCAGCCCCTGCGCCGCACCTCAGATCAGCTTCACGGCGCGGCCGATGAACTGGATCGGCCCGGTCGGCCGGTCAATGGGCGATCCGTTCGCCGGCTCCAGCGTAAGCTCGAACAATTGATTCGGCTGCAGCGGCGGCAGTTTGTCGAGCGGTATCTGCACCGTCTCGCCGGGCTTGACCAGGCCGAGCGAGACCGGCCCACTCCAATTGTCGCCCTTGGTCCAGAACTGCAGCGACTTCTCGGCCGGCACCGCGGTCGCGCCCAGCGGGATCAGGCTCAGCCGTCGGCTGTCGCTGGTCTGTACCACCCAGCCGGGCGCCTTGTCCTGCGGCGCCACCAGCACCACCATGTATTGCGGCGCCGGCACCGGCGACAGCCGCGTCACCAGCACGCCGGCGAGCACAGCCGCCGCGGCGAAACCGGTACCGGCCAGGCCTCGCCAGAGCTGCAGGTTGTCCCACCAGCCAACAAAGCGTCCGCGCGCCGGACGCGCCTGGAGCATCTTCGACGGGGCCAGGCTGCGCTCGATGCGTTGCCAGAGTTGCGCCGATGGCGCCACGGGTTCGGCCAACGCCGTCAACGGCAGCAGGCGTTCCTGCCAGGCCAGCACCTCGGCACGCAGTTCAGCGTCGACGTCGATGCGCGCCTCCACCTCTCGACGGCGCGCGGCCGACAGGGTGCCGAGCACGTATTCGGCCGCAAGATCATCGTCGCCCGGCGCTGCGCTCATCCCATGCACTCCTTCAAGGTGTGCATGCCGCGCTTGATCCAGGCCTTGACCGTGCCCAGCGGGGTTTGCGTGCGCTGTGCGATCTCGCCGTGCGAGCACCCGTCCACATAGGCGTAGAGGATGCAGTTGCGCCGGCCGGGCTCCAGCCGGGCGAGGCAATCGTTGAGCCGGCCCACGCTGGCATTCAGGGCAAACGCGTCGACGGTCTGTGAATGGGCGTCCATGGCTTGTCGAACTTCAAGAGCCTCCGCGGTTTCCTCGTCGACCGACACCTCGCGCGCGCCGTTGCGCACCGCGTTCAGCGCCAGATTGCGCGCCACGCTGTAGATCCAGCCCCGGCCCGAACCCCGCGTGGCGTCGAAACCCTCCGCGCGGCTCCAGATGTTGATGAAGGCGTCATGCACCACGTCCTCGGCCTGCTGGCGCTGGCGCACGATGCGCAGCACCACGCCCAGCAGGTGGCGGCTTTCCCGGCGGTAGATCTCCTGCAGCGCCATGCGATCGCCCCGCGCGCACCGCTGCAACGCTCGTTCGTAATCGAAGGTGTCGGCTGCGTGGTGGGCGTCGGTCGTCACGAAAGGAAAAGTCGGTCCGCTCGGCCCGGTCGGTTGGAAGGGCAACAGCGCCCGCGCCGATGTTAGTCCACGAAACCGCCGCCGGCCGCATGTTTTGCGGACGGCGGCAAATTTCCGATCAGGCCGCTTTCCAGAAAATGTAGTCGGCCTGGTACTTCACGATTTCCCTGGCGCCCTTGTTGGCCGGGCTGCAGGCCGTCGCCGGTGGCACGCCGCCCTTGGTGGCCACGCGCTGGATGTGGGTCACGCCGGCCATCGCGCCGCTGCCCATGGCCGGATTGGCCTTCACCAGCTGGTAGGGCAGATTGCCTGCGCCGGCCGGCGCCACCGCGAGCTGTGTGGCCGTGACCTTGGAGCCGTCCATCGATTCCCAGGTGGCCGGCGGGCCGTAATACTTGCCCACGGCCTTGCCGCCGCGGTCGTTGAGCACCGCGTTCGGGCCGACGAAAACCCATTCCATCATGCCGGGCGCGGCGGGCATGCCCGGGGCACTGGCCTTGTCGCGGCACTCGTACGTGACCTCGCCCACGCCCACGGTCTCCATGGCCACCCTGTTGCCGGCCGGCACCTTGACGGCATCGGGCAGGCTGGCCTGGCTGTACATCATGGCGGGCGCAGCGCCCATGGAGCCGCAGGCGCCGAGCAGGACAGCGGATGCGGCGGCCACGGCAGAGAGTGCGGACAGTTTTTTGATCGACATGGAAATCTCCTCGAAGGTTGACGTTGGGAACCGGAACGCAGCGTTTCACGGCTGCTGCAGGTACTACACGCCAGCGCCGGTTTTGGATGCACCCGTGCGCAAGTTTTTTTCGGGAAAGTGGAATCAGGTCACCGGCAGGAAGCGCCGGTTCGCCAGGCAGGCCTCGAATTCCGGTGCCGAGAGCGGGCGCGAAAACAGGTAGCCCTGGGCATAGTCGCAGCCGGCTTCGGTCAGCAGGTCGCGCTGCTGTGCCGTCTCCACGCCTTCGGCGACCACCTTGATGCCGAGCTCGTGGGCCATCAGGATGATGGCCTTGCACAGCGCCAGGTCGGTCGAGTCGGCCACCAGGTGGCGCACGAAGGACTGGTCGATCTTGATGAAATCGATGTCGAACTTCTGCAGGTACGACAACGAGGAATAACCGGTGCCGAAATCGTCGAGCGAGACCTCGATGCCCGCATCGCTCAGCGCCATCAGGTGGTCGGTGACGCGCCGGCTGGTGTCGAGCAGCAGGCCTTCGGTGATCTCGACCACGATGCTGCGTCCCGGCAGCCCCATGGCGGCGAGCTGGCTGCCCCAGGAGGGACGTCCCTCGCCGTCGTGCTGGAACTGCGCGGGCGACTTGTTCACGCTGACCTGGAAGTCGGGATGCAGGCGCTCGCGCCAGGTCTGCACCTGCCGCGCCGCGCGCTGAAACACCCACTCGCCGATCTCCACGATCAGGCCGCTCGATTCGGCGATGGGGATGAAATGCGCGGGGCTGACCAGTCCACGCGTCGGATGCAGCCAGCGGATCAGCGCCTCGGCCTTGTGGACCGCCCCGGTGGCGAGTTCGACGATGGGCTGGTAGACCACGCGGAACTGGTGCTCCAGCAGGCCATGGCGCAGATCGGCCGCCAGCCTGGCCCGGGTCTGCGCCGCCTCCTGCAGCGAAGGCGTGAAGAAGCTGTAGCGGTTGCGCCCCGCGCCCTTGGCCACGTACAGCGCCTGGTCGGCATTCTTGAACAGGCCGTCGATCTCCTGCGCGTCCGACGGGTACAGGGTGACGCCGATGCTGGCCGACACGAAGACCTGTTCGTTGCCGAGCTGGAACACCCGCTCCAGCGCGCGCAGGATCTTCTGCAGCGTGGGTTCGAGCCGCCGCCCGTCGTTGACCTCGGTGAGGATCACGGTGAATTCGTCGCCGCCCATGCGCGCCACGGTGTCGAGCTCGCGCAGGCAGGCCTGGATACGCCGGCCGGCCTCGACCAGCAACAGGTCGCCGTTGTCGTGGCCCAGCGTATCGTTGACTTCCTTGAAATGGTCCAGGTCGATGAACAGGATGGCCAGCTGCTGCGCATCGCGCCGGCAGTGCTTGATCTCCTGCTCCAGCCGGTCGCGGAACATGCGCCGGTTGGGCAGGCCGGTCAGCGTGTCGAAGAAGGCCTGCTGCCAGATCAGCACCTCGGAGGCCTTGCGGTCGCTGATGTCGGTGTGGGTGCCGATCATGCGCAGCGGCCGTCCCTCGGCATCGCGGCTGATCAGCATGCCGCGGCTCAGCACCCATTTCCAGGTGCCGTCCTTGCAGCGCACCCGGTGCTCGTTCGAATAGGTGGCGGTGAGGCCGTCGAAATGCGCCTGGCGGTCCTTGAGCATCTGCGCGAGATCGTCGGGGTGCGTGCGCCCGTCGATTTCCTCGGCCAGGTTCGCCATCTCGCCCTCGCCAAAGCCGTAGAT of the Rhodoferax koreense genome contains:
- a CDS encoding amino acid ABC transporter ATP-binding protein: MSPIDSTPQGRPQGGQAFPTGGGEAHAVASRGAIVKLDQVYKSFGSNQVLKGVSFEVAKGEMIAIIGASGSGKSTALRCIDRLEVIDRGSIEVCGIRVDDPAIDLKQLRLEVGIVFQSYNLFPHLTVEENILLALKHVKKLATAEARQVALRVLEQVGLKEKAGAYPEQLSGGQQQRVAIARSLAMSPKVMLFDEVTSALDPQLTGEVLRVMEDLAAGGMTMLLVTHEMAFAKRVADRIIYMHQGKVWEVGGGEMLDAPQTPELRAFLDNGL
- a CDS encoding EAL domain-containing protein, with protein sequence MPKLSLRQVITLGVALGITLPALLLGSLVLKERHERELALRIGEPMAQYAQLLSSAMAMPIWNVDKAVAKQLVDSVMRNPDVVELTVMDEFGNVFVSAEENTRRRGTVLRQQRGVNLDGRPIGMVTVALSTARIEQQWWGDFAQLGLALLAQVGVSFLLVFLLVDRRVVRPLYKLQLATAKLARGELEQPLDWHRRDEIGSLALGLDQMRAALGALIAERDIKNADLRQELHDRLQAEEALRLTDAKFKAIFHASPLAMTVSRHAPGHPIVDINDAGLRQFGGSREMRLGQSHGLLWRRARDQAHALEVIEHTGEIKGFEAWLRRIGDQAGDEDDNAILCEISGRMVALGSEQLIILVLEDVTERKRAAEMIWNQANFDRLTGLPNRHLFQERLEQEMAEAAREGRSLALVFFDLDLFKEVNDTLGHEMGDVLLQEAARRLRVGVRQNDLLARLGGDEFTLILSGLADIGDVHQIVQDALERLVEPFVLGGQQVHISTSAGVTFYPQDATLVETLLKNADQAMYAAKSQGRNRYNVFTPSMQDAAQKRMRLINDLRVAMAEKQFSIHYQPIVDLRTGQVHKAEALIRWRHPVEGLVSPADFIPIAEETGMIVELGDWVFREAVKQVAAWRRTHHPQFQVSVNVSPMQFRNEGIDQASWLAHLSAMGVPGQGVLVEITEGLLMDAGHNVSGQLQVFRQAGIGLSLDDFGTGYSSLSYLKKFDIDFLKIDQSFVRNLTTDPDDMALCNVIIVMAHTLGLKVVAEGVETPAQRDLLAAAGCDYGQGYLFARPAPAGEMPFALPMAGLNRP
- a CDS encoding putative bifunctional diguanylate cyclase/phosphodiesterase, translating into MSLRPESATKVFAAPLDWTATPAEGEPENPWRIALEATGAGVWDWDLRTGVQHHSKRWEELLGYDGTAHLEGGYREFINLVHPDDMPALQAALGACLDGSTPGFQQDVRLRHRNGAWIWIASRATVVERDAAGKPLRLIGSHTDITERKQAQMAVQDTENRWRLALESTGDGVWDWHIQSGAEYFSKRLMEIYGFGEGEMANLAEEIDGRTHPDDLAQMLKDRQAHFDGLTATYSNEHRVRCKDGTWKWVLSRGMLISRDAEGRPLRMIGTHTDISDRKASEVLIWQQAFFDTLTGLPNRRMFRDRLEQEIKHCRRDAQQLAILFIDLDHFKEVNDTLGHDNGDLLLVEAGRRIQACLRELDTVARMGGDEFTVILTEVNDGRRLEPTLQKILRALERVFQLGNEQVFVSASIGVTLYPSDAQEIDGLFKNADQALYVAKGAGRNRYSFFTPSLQEAAQTRARLAADLRHGLLEHQFRVVYQPIVELATGAVHKAEALIRWLHPTRGLVSPAHFIPIAESSGLIVEIGEWVFQRAARQVQTWRERLHPDFQVSVNKSPAQFQHDGEGRPSWGSQLAAMGLPGRSIVVEITEGLLLDTSRRVTDHLMALSDAGIEVSLDDFGTGYSSLSYLQKFDIDFIKIDQSFVRHLVADSTDLALCKAIILMAHELGIKVVAEGVETAQQRDLLTEAGCDYAQGYLFSRPLSAPEFEACLANRRFLPVT
- a CDS encoding transporter substrate-binding domain-containing protein, whose protein sequence is MNNSKILTRTALAAALLAFGAHAALADQLDDIKKAGKVRVAIAIGTPLFSYADANLQPTGSDVDTATELAKDLGVKLEIVPITTAARIPTLQAQRADLVISSLSITEERAKVVDFSIPYSAITIMVAAPKDMKITGYADLAGKRIGLTRATTNDTLTTKEAKGAEIMRYEDDATLITSVVTGQVDIFSSTPSNMGEINKRAPGKNFELKFSQLDSGLGITMNKGEPKLKEWINGWVTTNLKNGKLNAIYKKYHGRDLPADVIKAG
- a CDS encoding amino acid ABC transporter permease, encoding MNFGLGSFTGTHLLYLFTSIWWTLVLSALAFVLGSVGGFGVMLARISHKAWLRWMALVYIECVQGIPLLILLFIVYFGLSVYGYSLPALAAAGIAMMIYVSAYLGDIWRGCVEAMPKPQWEAAECLAFSRWQTLRLVIIPQAVRLSLPPTVGFLVQIIKMTSLASVIGFVELTRAGQIINNSIFQPFLIFAIVGAFYFALCYPLSRWSEAMERKLNVANR
- a CDS encoding sigma-70 family RNA polymerase sigma factor, translated to MTTDAHHAADTFDYERALQRCARGDRMALQEIYRRESRHLLGVVLRIVRQRQQAEDVVHDAFINIWSRAEGFDATRGSGRGWIYSVARNLALNAVRNGAREVSVDEETAEALEVRQAMDAHSQTVDAFALNASVGRLNDCLARLEPGRRNCILYAYVDGCSHGEIAQRTQTPLGTVKAWIKRGMHTLKECMG
- a CDS encoding substrate-binding periplasmic protein, with translation MGTPGSARARRLWRLVVAGLMAASMVTTMSARADPACKQLVATGNPEYPPFLWRDPANETRLIGANASLMQLLSKEIGVPIEVRYAGSWARVQEEARLGRVDLVAGAFFTTDRLDYMDYVYPPLRETSSVVWERQGATQKYQQWADLKGRAGVTVINNSFGEEFDRFARANLKIATVPSLEQALKMLQLGRVDYLIYEEDPANAYIAQLGIGGLVAASPPVSNERLYLTLSHKSSCNTPEMRAALAKALYKFGRQNVMKKLVDAGIQLWRTQ
- a CDS encoding anti-sigma factor; its protein translation is MSAAPGDDDLAAEYVLGTLSAARRREVEARIDVDAELRAEVLAWQERLLPLTALAEPVAPSAQLWQRIERSLAPSKMLQARPARGRFVGWWDNLQLWRGLAGTGFAAAAVLAGVLVTRLSPVPAPQYMVVLVAPQDKAPGWVVQTSDSRRLSLIPLGATAVPAEKSLQFWTKGDNWSGPVSLGLVKPGETVQIPLDKLPPLQPNQLFELTLEPANGSPIDRPTGPIQFIGRAVKLI
- a CDS encoding amino acid ABC transporter permease; its protein translation is MKYHLDFSPLVPYWPVFLNGAWLTLKMTAVAVVVGVAVGTLVAFAKRSRITPISQICSAYIEVVRNTPFLVQIFLLYFGLASFGVRMPTFAAAVLAMIINIAAYAAEIIRAGLESVPRGQIEAAECLGLSKWRIGWHVMLQPSIEKVYPALTSQFLLMMQASAMASQISAEELTAIANTVQSDTFRSLETYIVVAALYLVLSLAIKLLTSLLGEYLFRRRRVVRQAAALNARNGRATALPPTAAVASRGGAA
- a CDS encoding DUF3455 domain-containing protein — translated: MSIKKLSALSAVAAASAVLLGACGSMGAAPAMMYSQASLPDAVKVPAGNRVAMETVGVGEVTYECRDKASAPGMPAAPGMMEWVFVGPNAVLNDRGGKAVGKYYGPPATWESMDGSKVTATQLAVAPAGAGNLPYQLVKANPAMGSGAMAGVTHIQRVATKGGVPPATACSPANKGAREIVKYQADYIFWKAA